A region from the Geobacillus vulcani PSS1 genome encodes:
- a CDS encoding polysaccharide deacetylase family protein, translated as MIECVETPHKVVAITFDDGPNPVYTFDVLEILEKVSGKATFFMIGSHMEKYPEVVETVEAQGHEIGNHTYSHANLTSVPKDEILQEIGKADAIIAEMTGTKAAVFRPPYLNYNETVVSLCSHFGYQMIGALNTDARDWEQPGVDYIVRKTRGHIKNGSILLFHDGFGDRSQTIEAVRILAAELHAQGYKLATVSELLELQGGSG; from the coding sequence ATGATTGAATGTGTTGAGACGCCTCATAAAGTGGTTGCCATAACGTTTGATGACGGCCCGAATCCAGTTTATACATTTGACGTTTTAGAAATATTGGAAAAGGTATCCGGAAAGGCTACCTTTTTTATGATTGGCAGTCATATGGAAAAGTATCCAGAAGTGGTGGAAACCGTCGAGGCACAAGGCCATGAAATCGGCAACCATACGTATTCTCATGCCAATCTGACTTCCGTGCCGAAAGACGAAATTTTACAAGAAATCGGGAAGGCGGATGCGATCATCGCTGAGATGACCGGTACAAAGGCCGCTGTCTTCCGTCCTCCTTATCTTAACTATAACGAAACGGTCGTTTCGCTCTGCAGTCATTTCGGCTACCAAATGATCGGCGCGCTCAATACCGATGCGCGAGACTGGGAGCAACCGGGCGTTGATTATATTGTTCGAAAGACTCGCGGCCATATAAAAAACGGGAGCATCCTCCTTTTTCATGATGGATTTGGGGATCGCTCACAAACGATCGAAGCCGTCCGTATCCTTGCAGCCGAGTTGCATGCGCAAGGGTACAAGCTGGCTACGGTCAGCGAATTGCTGGAACTGCAGGGCGGAAGCGGCTGA
- a CDS encoding extracellular solute-binding protein: MLKKVFATLTATVLAASMLAGCTDNESASSGGSSESKDGKVTITTVRTLKDDTKFRDGEDLNNNPITRWSEKELGIKWKTLWTAPNDEQYHNKIRLALSSGQKLPDVFKVSDGQLINDLIRSGKVMSVDEAIEKYASPRLKKIYEQFPEAFYPATVDGKRYGIPRFSGGNGSDSLLWIRKDWLDKLGLQPPKTIEDLEKIMDAFVNKDPDGNGKKDTIGLTLASKNGLATWLADGSFIFGAYGDYVPGSWSKGEDGSLVYGSVQPSMKKALEKLNEWYKKGCLDKEVGILDEQTAIESFVAGKSGIISAPPWAAGWPITDALKNNPGAVVEPYPLPSGPGGKIGRRGEGLVTGMFLFSKDFKHMDKFFQYLDEAYAYVYNDSKYFKYGLAEGYDYVLKDGKPVYDDKQIPGGRIDPGAYFITEAIPTVPYMLYDLVEELYTTKRQPKNAYEYTRIVALGESFMKAATIVNEQNQYRIENEFTGPPTKTMQKRGEFLTKMERETFANIIYGRAPLSAFDEFVKKWEESGGKEITKEVNEWYQSVKKAK, encoded by the coding sequence GTGTTAAAAAAGGTGTTTGCTACTTTAACGGCAACTGTGTTGGCAGCTAGCATGCTTGCGGGATGTACAGACAATGAATCCGCTTCATCCGGCGGATCTAGTGAATCAAAAGATGGAAAAGTCACGATTACAACCGTGCGTACGCTAAAAGATGATACAAAATTTCGAGACGGAGAAGATCTTAATAACAACCCGATTACACGATGGTCGGAAAAAGAGCTAGGGATTAAATGGAAAACACTATGGACAGCTCCGAACGATGAGCAATACCACAATAAAATTCGCCTAGCCTTGTCTTCCGGTCAAAAACTGCCTGATGTATTCAAAGTATCAGATGGACAATTAATCAATGATTTAATTCGTTCAGGAAAAGTGATGTCTGTCGATGAGGCCATTGAGAAATATGCGTCACCGAGATTGAAGAAAATTTATGAGCAATTTCCCGAAGCGTTTTATCCGGCTACGGTCGACGGAAAACGTTATGGAATTCCGCGTTTTTCTGGAGGAAATGGTTCAGACTCCTTGCTTTGGATTCGCAAAGATTGGCTTGATAAGTTAGGACTCCAGCCGCCAAAAACGATTGAAGATCTTGAAAAAATTATGGATGCGTTTGTCAACAAAGACCCGGATGGAAACGGAAAAAAGGATACAATCGGCTTAACGTTGGCAAGCAAAAATGGCTTGGCGACATGGCTGGCGGATGGCAGCTTTATTTTCGGTGCTTACGGCGATTATGTGCCAGGCTCATGGTCAAAAGGAGAAGACGGCTCTTTGGTCTATGGTTCCGTTCAACCGTCTATGAAAAAGGCTCTAGAAAAATTGAACGAATGGTATAAAAAGGGGTGCTTGGATAAAGAAGTAGGTATTTTAGATGAACAAACGGCCATTGAAAGTTTTGTTGCTGGGAAGTCCGGGATTATTTCTGCTCCGCCTTGGGCAGCTGGTTGGCCGATCACGGACGCATTGAAAAATAATCCGGGAGCCGTAGTTGAGCCGTATCCGCTACCGAGCGGTCCGGGCGGAAAAATTGGTCGACGCGGTGAGGGATTAGTGACCGGCATGTTCTTGTTTAGTAAGGATTTTAAACATATGGATAAATTTTTCCAATACTTAGATGAAGCTTATGCTTATGTGTACAACGACTCAAAATATTTTAAATATGGGTTGGCTGAGGGATACGATTATGTTCTAAAGGATGGAAAACCTGTTTATGACGACAAACAAATTCCAGGTGGAAGGATAGACCCGGGTGCTTATTTCATCACTGAGGCGATTCCGACGGTTCCGTATATGCTTTATGATCTTGTAGAAGAATTGTATACAACGAAACGTCAACCGAAAAACGCCTATGAGTATACACGCATTGTAGCTCTAGGCGAATCATTTATGAAAGCGGCTACAATTGTCAATGAACAAAATCAATACCGTATTGAAAATGAATTTACAGGACCTCCAACGAAGACGATGCAAAAAAGAGGGGAATTTTTGACGAAAATGGAGCGGGAGACGTTCGCTAACATTATTTATGGTCGGGCTCCTCTTAGTGCATTTGACGAATTCGTGAAAAAATGGGAAGAATCTGGCGGTAAAGAGATTACAAAAGAAGTAAATGAATGGTATCAATCAGTAAAGAAGGCGAAGTAA
- a CDS encoding endo-1,4-beta-xylanase has product MCSSIPSLREVFANDFRIGAAVNPVTLEAQQSLLIRHVNSLTAENHMKFEHLQPEEGRFTFDIADQIIDFARSHHMAVRGHTLVWHNQTPSWVFQDSQGHFVGRDVLLERMKSHISTVVQRYKGKVYCWDVVNEAVADEGSEWLRSSTWRQIIGDDFIQQAFLYAHEADPEALLFYNDYNECFPEKREKIYTLVKSLRDKGIPIHGIGMQAHWSLNRPTLDEIRAAIERYASVGVILHITELDISMFEFDDHRKDLAAPTNEMVERQAERYEQIFSLFKEYRDVIQNVTFWGIADDHTWLDHFPVQGRKNWPLLFDEQHNPKPAFWRVVNM; this is encoded by the coding sequence ATGTGCTCATCCATCCCGTCCCTTCGCGAAGTGTTTGCCAATGATTTTCGCATCGGGGCAGCAGTCAATCCAGTGACGCTAGAAGCCCAACAATCGCTGTTGATCCGCCATGTAAACAGCCTTACCGCCGAAAACCATATGAAGTTTGAACATCTTCAGCCAGAGGAGGGGCGGTTTACGTTCGACATCGCCGATCAAATCATCGACTTCGCCCGTTCTCATCACATGGCCGTTCGCGGACATACGCTCGTATGGCATAACCAAACCCCGAGCTGGGTGTTTCAAGACAGCCAAGGGCATTTCGTCGGCAGAGATGTGTTGCTGGAACGGATGAAATCTCATATCTCCACGGTTGTACAGCGATACAAAGGGAAAGTCTATTGTTGGGATGTCGTCAACGAAGCGGTCGCCGATGAGGGGAGCGAATGGCTGCGCTCCTCAACGTGGCGACAAATCATCGGCGATGATTTTATTCAGCAGGCGTTTCTTTATGCCCATGAAGCAGACCCAGAGGCGTTGCTGTTTTACAACGACTATAATGAATGTTTTCCGGAAAAACGCGAGAAAATTTACACACTAGTAAAATCTTTGCGTGACAAAGGAATTCCCATTCACGGCATCGGCATGCAGGCGCACTGGAGCCTGAACCGCCCGACGCTTGATGAAATTCGCGCGGCGATTGAGCGATATGCGTCTGTCGGAGTCATTCTCCATATTACCGAACTTGATATATCGATGTTTGAATTTGACGATCATCGAAAGGACTTGGCTGCTCCTACAAACGAAATGGTCGAACGGCAGGCAGAGCGGTACGAGCAAATTTTCTCTCTCTTCAAGGAATATCGTGATGTCATTCAAAATGTCACGTTTTGGGGAATTGCCGATGACCACACGTGGCTTGACCATTTCCCTGTGCAAGGAAGAAAAAATTGGCCCCTTTTGTTCGATGAACAACACAACCCCAAACCGGCTTTTTGGCGGGTGGTGAATATGTAA
- a CDS encoding aldose epimerase family protein, producing MRIATKPWSRFNGKEVLLFTLTNEYGMELSATNYGCIVTKLLVPDRNGNIENVVLGFDRFEPYIENAPYFGAVIGRVAGRICGASFELDGITYQLAKNENNNHLHGGPNGFHHVLWQAETVQRDDAVGVVFSYTSPDGEEGYPGTLEVQVAYWLNNDNEWTVTYRARSDKTTLLNVTNHTYFNLSGNGKRDILDHALTIQSSRVLELNEQLIPTGRVLDVAGTPFDLRHGKMIREAVASGHPQIELVGGGYDHPFWLDRHHDKEIVLADRESGRTLTVETDEVGVVVYTSNQLPEGMDVGGVPSRKHLGICLETQGLPDAIHHPQFPSIVLPAGKERVSTTVYRFGIAE from the coding sequence GTGCGGATTGCAACAAAACCATGGTCTCGCTTCAACGGAAAAGAGGTTCTGTTATTCACGTTGACAAATGAATATGGCATGGAACTGTCGGCGACAAACTACGGATGCATCGTGACAAAACTGCTAGTTCCTGACCGAAACGGCAACATCGAAAATGTCGTGCTCGGGTTTGACCGGTTTGAACCGTATATCGAAAACGCGCCGTACTTTGGCGCGGTCATCGGCCGCGTGGCGGGGCGCATTTGCGGGGCGAGCTTCGAACTCGATGGAATCACGTATCAATTGGCGAAAAACGAAAACAACAACCATCTGCACGGTGGTCCGAATGGCTTCCATCACGTGCTTTGGCAGGCTGAGACCGTTCAACGCGATGATGCGGTCGGCGTCGTTTTTTCGTACACAAGCCCGGACGGGGAGGAAGGGTATCCGGGAACTTTGGAAGTGCAAGTGGCGTACTGGCTGAACAATGACAACGAATGGACGGTGACGTACCGAGCCCGTTCGGACAAAACGACGCTGCTCAACGTGACGAATCATACGTATTTTAACTTGAGCGGCAACGGCAAGCGGGATATTTTGGACCATGCGCTGACGATCCAAAGCTCGCGTGTGCTCGAGCTAAATGAGCAACTGATTCCGACCGGGCGCGTCTTGGATGTCGCCGGCACGCCGTTTGACTTGCGGCACGGAAAGATGATCCGGGAGGCGGTTGCATCCGGGCATCCGCAAATCGAACTCGTCGGCGGGGGCTATGACCATCCGTTTTGGCTCGACCGGCATCATGACAAGGAAATCGTTCTTGCCGACCGAGAGAGCGGACGAACGTTGACGGTGGAGACGGACGAAGTCGGCGTGGTCGTGTACACATCGAACCAGTTGCCGGAAGGAATGGATGTAGGCGGCGTGCCGTCGCGGAAACATCTCGGCATTTGCTTAGAAACGCAAGGGTTGCCGGATGCGATTCATCATCCGCAGTTTCCCTCGATCGTATTGCCGGCTGGCAAGGAGCGGGTATCAACGACGGTCTATCGGTTTGGCATCGCCGAATAA
- a CDS encoding glycoside hydrolase family 52 protein, translated as MPTNQFFNAHHSPVGAFASFTLGFPGKSGGLDLELARPPRQNVLIGVESLHESGLYHVLPFLETDEEDESKRYDIENPDPNPQKPNILIPFAKEAIQREFHVATDTWKAGDLTFTIYSPVKAVPDPETADEEELKLALVPAVIVEMTIDNTNGTKARRAFFGFEGTDPYTSMRRIDDTCPQLRGVGQGRMVGIVSKDEDVRSALHFSMEDILTAQLEENWTFGLGKVGALIVDVLAGEKKTYQFAVCFYRGGYVTAGMDASYFYTRFFQNIEEVGLYALEQAEVLKEQSFRSNKLIEKEWLSDDQTFMMAHAIRSYYGNTQLLEHEGKPIWVVNEGEYRMMNTFDLTVDQLFFELKLNPWTVKNVLDLYVERYSYEDRVRFPGEETEYPGGISFTHDMGVANTFSRPHYSSYELYGISGCFSHMTHEQLVNWVLCAAVYIEQTKDWAWRDKRLAILEQCLESMVRRDHPDPEQRNGVMGLDSTRTMGGAEITTYDSLDVSLGQARNNLYLAGKCWAAYVALEKLFRDVGKEELAALAGEQAEKCAATIVSHVTDDGYIPAVMGEGNDSKIIPAIEGLVFPYFTNCHEALDENGRFGAYIQALRNHLQYVLREGICLFPDGGWKISSTSNNSWLSKIYLCQFIARHILGWEWDEQGKRADAAHVAWLTHPTLSIWSWSDQIIAGEITGSKYYPRGVTSILWLEEGE; from the coding sequence ATGCCAACCAATCAATTTTTCAACGCCCACCACTCACCGGTTGGAGCGTTTGCCAGCTTTACATTAGGGTTTCCAGGAAAAAGCGGGGGATTGGATCTTGAACTCGCCCGTCCCCCGCGGCAAAACGTATTGATTGGTGTCGAATCGTTACATGAATCGGGCTTATATCATGTCCTTCCGTTTTTGGAAACAGACGAAGAAGATGAAAGCAAACGGTATGACATCGAAAATCCCGACCCGAATCCGCAAAAACCGAACATTCTAATCCCATTTGCCAAAGAGGCGATTCAACGTGAATTTCATGTGGCCACAGATACATGGAAGGCTGGAGATTTAACGTTTACGATTTATTCTCCTGTAAAAGCGGTGCCAGATCCGGAAACCGCGGACGAGGAAGAACTCAAGCTGGCGTTGGTTCCAGCTGTCATCGTGGAGATGACGATTGATAATACAAATGGAACAAAGGCCCGGCGGGCGTTTTTCGGGTTCGAAGGCACCGATCCGTATACTTCGATGCGGCGGATCGATGACACATGCCCGCAACTGCGCGGGGTTGGGCAAGGGCGAATGGTTGGCATCGTTTCCAAAGACGAGGATGTTCGCTCCGCGTTGCATTTTAGCATGGAAGATATTTTAACGGCACAGCTGGAAGAAAACTGGACGTTTGGGCTTGGCAAAGTGGGCGCCTTAATTGTCGATGTGCTGGCAGGCGAAAAGAAAACTTATCAATTTGCGGTTTGTTTTTACCGAGGCGGGTACGTGACGGCGGGAATGGATGCTTCCTATTTTTATACCCGTTTCTTTCAAAATATTGAGGAAGTCGGCCTTTATGCCCTGGAGCAGGCGGAAGTATTGAAGGAGCAATCGTTCCGTTCCAATAAGCTGATTGAAAAAGAATGGCTGTCCGATGATCAAACATTTATGATGGCGCACGCCATTCGCAGCTACTACGGCAATACGCAGCTGTTAGAGCACGAGGGGAAACCGATTTGGGTGGTCAACGAAGGCGAGTACCGGATGATGAATACGTTTGATTTGACCGTTGACCAACTCTTTTTTGAACTGAAACTGAATCCATGGACGGTCAAAAATGTTCTCGATTTGTACGTCGAGCGCTACAGTTACGAGGATCGCGTTCGTTTTCCGGGAGAAGAGACAGAATATCCGGGCGGCATCAGTTTTACTCACGACATGGGAGTAGCCAATACGTTCTCGCGCCCGCACTACTCGTCATACGAGCTGTATGGCATTAGCGGCTGCTTCTCGCACATGACGCACGAACAGCTTGTCAACTGGGTGCTTTGCGCGGCGGTGTACATTGAACAAACGAAAGACTGGGCATGGCGCGACAAGCGGCTTGCTATTTTGGAGCAATGCCTAGAAAGCATGGTTCGCCGCGATCATCCCGATCCGGAACAACGAAATGGCGTAATGGGACTCGACAGCACCCGCACGATGGGCGGGGCGGAAATTACGACATATGACAGTTTGGACGTTTCCCTCGGCCAAGCCCGCAACAATTTATATTTAGCAGGTAAATGTTGGGCGGCCTATGTAGCGCTTGAGAAATTGTTCCGTGATGTCGGCAAGGAAGAATTGGCCGCACTGGCGGGAGAGCAGGCGGAAAAATGCGCCGCGACGATCGTCAGCCATGTAACCGATGACGGGTATATTCCGGCGGTCATGGGAGAAGGAAACGACTCAAAAATCATTCCCGCCATTGAGGGACTTGTGTTCCCTTATTTCACCAATTGCCATGAGGCCTTGGACGAAAACGGACGCTTTGGAGCATATATTCAAGCGTTGCGCAACCATTTGCAATACGTGTTGCGGGAAGGAATTTGCCTGTTCCCGGATGGAGGCTGGAAAATTTCTTCAACGAGCAACAACTCTTGGTTAAGCAAAATTTACCTATGTCAGTTCATTGCCCGTCATATTTTAGGCTGGGAATGGGATGAACAAGGCAAACGGGCCGATGCCGCCCATGTCGCTTGGCTCACCCATCCGACATTATCCATTTGGAGCTGGAGTGATCAAATCATCGCGGGTGAAATTACCGGCAGCAAATATTACCCGCGCGGCGTGACAAGTATTTTGTGGCTTGAGGAGGGAGAATAA